The Caldisericum sp. genome contains a region encoding:
- a CDS encoding tungsten cofactor oxidoreductase radical SAM maturase, whose amino-acid sequence MGTLYLRFKDYTVALEDKANLEKVYIEITTFCNLNCKMCFRRFWKDKLREMSEEEFNLVLKNLEAFPNLKTVYFGGIGEPLVHPKILSFIELAKKKNYRVEFGTNGTLLHKYAEDLVNLGVDKIIVSIDAPEKEIFEDIRGTDFGKIEDNILYLQETKKSKGAITPEIWVETVLMKSNINSIYNIFPLLDKLGVTTLLLSNLMPFSKELSNEILYDGNFDDKKFIDDINNRIGKYKVKVIYPKFKLLTDRKCQFIENHSTVIGVDLGVYPCYRLLHTYTEYIFGREKIAYKYSFGSLKEKTLFEIWNSDEYKRFRYNVENALFPSCTDCPLQDVCDFCLDSNSDCFGNMPSCADCLWYRGIIQCP is encoded by the coding sequence ATGGGAACACTATACCTAAGGTTTAAGGATTACACAGTTGCACTTGAGGATAAGGCTAATCTTGAAAAAGTCTATATCGAAATTACAACCTTCTGCAATCTCAACTGTAAAATGTGCTTTAGAAGATTCTGGAAGGACAAATTGAGGGAGATGAGTGAAGAGGAGTTTAACCTCGTATTAAAGAATCTTGAAGCGTTTCCAAATCTAAAAACAGTCTATTTTGGAGGAATTGGTGAGCCTCTTGTCCATCCAAAGATTCTTTCTTTTATAGAGTTAGCAAAGAAGAAAAACTACAGAGTTGAATTTGGAACAAATGGAACACTTCTTCACAAATATGCAGAAGACCTTGTAAATCTCGGCGTTGACAAAATCATAGTTTCAATCGATGCACCAGAAAAGGAAATCTTTGAGGATATAAGAGGAACAGATTTTGGAAAAATTGAAGATAACATACTATACCTTCAAGAAACCAAAAAATCCAAAGGTGCAATAACTCCAGAAATATGGGTTGAAACAGTGCTTATGAAAAGCAACATAAATTCAATTTATAACATCTTTCCCCTATTAGATAAACTTGGAGTAACGACACTACTTCTTTCAAACCTGATGCCATTCTCAAAGGAACTCTCAAATGAAATACTTTACGATGGAAATTTCGACGACAAGAAGTTTATAGATGACATAAACAATCGTATTGGAAAATACAAGGTTAAGGTAATCTATCCAAAATTTAAACTACTAACAGATAGAAAGTGTCAATTCATCGAAAATCACTCAACCGTAATTGGTGTAGATCTTGGGGTCTATCCCTGTTACAGGTTGCTTCACACATACACAGAATACATCTTTGGAAGGGAGAAAATTGCCTACAAATATTCTTTTGGATCACTTAAGGAGAAGACACTTTTTGAAATCTGGAATTCCGATGAATACAAACGCTTTAGATACAATGTAGAAAATGCACTTTTCCCATCATGCACGGACTGTCCTCTTCAAGATGTATGTGACTTTTGCCTTGATTCAAATTCGGATTGTTTTGGTAATATGCCCTCCTGTGCCGATTGCCTTTGGTAT